One Chlorobaculum limnaeum genomic window carries:
- the cas2 gene encoding CRISPR-associated endonuclease Cas2, with product MQFILVTYDIENDRRRTKIHKVLEGYGVAVQYSVFECFLSDQDYATLRHRLRKLMDSKHPLDSIRYYRLCRSCVEKVDTDGNRPFAVASPFIIA from the coding sequence ATGCAATTCATTCTTGTGACCTATGACATCGAGAACGACCGGCGGCGGACGAAAATCCACAAGGTGCTCGAAGGGTATGGGGTTGCCGTGCAGTACAGTGTGTTCGAATGTTTCCTTTCCGATCAGGATTATGCCACGCTTCGTCACCGGCTGCGGAAACTGATGGATTCAAAACATCCGCTCGACAGCATTCGCTACTATCGCCTTTGCCGATCATGCGTTGAAAAGGTCGATACCGACGGGAACCGCCCGTTCGCGGTTGCCAGTCCGTTCATTATTGCCTGA
- the cas1 gene encoding CRISPR-associated endonuclease Cas1, which produces MGWLYNQMALPETIFQAWYKVAANDGRPGWDNKSIDDYSLRLDENLASLSKALLSGSYQPGPLLKLVMLKPDGNERALLIPGVMDRVAQTAAAMVLSPLIEAELGSSTFAYRPGISRQGAAREIERLHREGYQWVLDADIRNFFDSVRHDLLFQRLASLIDDRELLSILHRWLTAEIVDGATPRRRNTIGLPQGCPISPALANLYLDRFDEALEGEGFKLVRFADDFLVLCKTRPKAEAALKLSESVLGDLKLELNSEKTRITTFADGFKYLGYLFIRSLVIPTKMHPEEWYDKLGKFRLRRKSQHLVPPDPDAMSDERAQFELETGEGEPIQLSKADLLQTEFGARLLESLEKEQVSVDDFLDKIARQDEERLREKREALKKLYSPFLNTLYLQEQGSVMRKDGERFSIEKEGTVVSEVIVRHIEQVVVFGNVALTTPVMQYCLQNEIPVTFLSQHGSYFGRLEATMADNAEMQRFQFLRSIDEPFALETARAIVVAKITNSRTMIRRRTSAIRERDGEVYGRIQTHLALMGDLAAKAETCDEIDGLRGFEGKASALYFECYGLLFSKNLPFHTPSFQRVRRPPTDPVNSLLSFGYSMLHNNVFSMVRLCGMNPYIGFLHAERKGNPGLVNDLVEEFRTVIDSLVLYTLNRGLLKENDFYCRKDQPGCFLSNDARKRYIKIFEERMWQESRDGSTGKTLNFRRQMEKQVRMMRDVIAGTRTQYDPYRLKW; this is translated from the coding sequence ATGGGATGGCTTTACAATCAGATGGCGTTGCCTGAAACCATCTTTCAGGCGTGGTACAAAGTGGCGGCAAACGATGGCCGACCCGGTTGGGATAACAAATCCATCGACGATTATTCCCTTCGGCTCGACGAGAACCTCGCTTCGCTCTCAAAAGCGCTCCTCTCTGGTTCCTACCAGCCCGGCCCGCTGCTGAAACTCGTGATGCTCAAGCCCGACGGCAACGAGCGGGCGCTGCTCATCCCCGGCGTGATGGATCGGGTAGCGCAAACGGCGGCGGCAATGGTGCTGTCACCGCTTATCGAGGCGGAACTTGGTTCGAGCACCTTTGCCTACCGGCCCGGTATCTCTCGCCAGGGCGCGGCTCGCGAAATCGAGCGGCTGCACCGCGAAGGCTACCAGTGGGTGCTCGATGCCGATATTCGCAACTTTTTCGATAGCGTCCGCCATGACCTGCTTTTCCAGCGCCTGGCCTCGCTGATTGACGACCGGGAACTGCTTTCGATTCTGCACCGCTGGCTCACTGCTGAAATCGTCGATGGCGCAACCCCTCGTCGCCGCAATACCATCGGGCTGCCGCAAGGATGCCCCATTTCACCGGCGCTTGCCAACCTCTACCTCGACCGCTTTGATGAGGCGCTTGAAGGCGAAGGGTTCAAGCTGGTGCGTTTTGCCGACGACTTTCTGGTGCTCTGCAAAACCCGCCCGAAAGCCGAGGCCGCCCTGAAGCTTTCGGAAAGCGTTCTCGGTGACCTCAAACTCGAACTCAACAGCGAGAAAACCCGCATCACTACGTTTGCCGACGGGTTCAAGTACCTCGGCTACCTGTTTATCCGGTCGCTGGTGATTCCCACCAAAATGCACCCCGAAGAGTGGTACGACAAGCTTGGCAAGTTCAGGTTGCGCAGGAAAAGTCAGCACCTTGTTCCTCCCGACCCCGACGCCATGAGCGACGAACGGGCGCAATTCGAGCTTGAAACCGGCGAGGGCGAACCCATTCAGCTCTCGAAGGCGGACTTGCTGCAAACCGAGTTTGGCGCGCGGTTGCTCGAAAGCCTCGAGAAAGAGCAGGTGAGCGTTGACGATTTTCTCGACAAGATCGCCCGGCAGGATGAGGAGCGGCTGCGCGAAAAGCGCGAAGCGTTGAAAAAACTCTACTCCCCGTTCCTCAATACGCTTTATCTGCAAGAGCAGGGGAGCGTCATGCGCAAGGATGGTGAACGGTTCAGCATCGAGAAGGAGGGGACGGTGGTCAGCGAGGTCATTGTGCGTCATATCGAGCAGGTGGTGGTGTTCGGAAATGTGGCGCTGACCACGCCGGTGATGCAGTACTGCCTGCAAAACGAAATCCCCGTCACCTTTCTATCGCAGCATGGCAGCTACTTCGGCAGGCTGGAAGCGACCATGGCCGACAATGCCGAAATGCAGCGCTTCCAGTTTTTGCGTTCCATCGACGAACCCTTCGCGCTCGAAACCGCCAGAGCCATTGTGGTGGCGAAAATCACCAACAGCCGCACGATGATCCGCCGCAGAACGTCAGCAATCCGGGAGCGGGATGGCGAGGTTTACGGCAGGATACAGACGCATCTCGCTCTTATGGGCGACCTTGCCGCAAAGGCGGAAACCTGCGATGAAATCGACGGGCTTCGTGGTTTTGAAGGCAAGGCATCCGCGCTCTATTTCGAGTGTTACGGTTTGCTGTTTAGCAAGAATCTGCCATTTCATACGCCGTCGTTCCAGCGGGTGCGGCGTCCGCCGACCGATCCGGTCAACAGCCTTCTGAGTTTCGGCTACTCGATGCTGCACAATAACGTTTTTTCGATGGTTCGCCTGTGCGGCATGAACCCGTACATCGGGTTTCTGCACGCCGAACGAAAGGGCAATCCCGGGTTGGTCAACGACCTGGTCGAGGAGTTCCGCACGGTGATCGATTCGCTGGTGCTCTACACGCTCAACCGGGGTTTGCTGAAGGAAAACGACTTTTACTGCCGCAAGGATCAGCCCGGTTGTTTTCTCTCGAATGACGCCCGAAAACGGTACATCAAGATTTTCGAGGAGCGGATGTGGCAGGAATCGCGCGATGGCAGCACCGGCAAAACGCTGAACTTCCGGCGGCAGATGGAAAAACAGGTCAGGATGATGCGCGACGTGATCGCCGGAACTCGTACGCAGTACGATCCGTACCGGTTGAAATGGTAA
- the csx15 gene encoding CRISPR-associated protein Csx15, giving the protein MAIQPLILNFSGHPVSPGQQQAIEKHMHWPSSSVVDVRLGNVPEDNNFAAAITKAIERAGLSREEWQTTPIVAVPAGYPAVWSVILAELHGRLGHFPDVARLRPTQPGASEKYEVAEILNLRELRHASRSKR; this is encoded by the coding sequence ATGGCTATTCAGCCATTGATCCTCAACTTTTCAGGCCATCCGGTGTCGCCCGGCCAGCAGCAGGCAATCGAAAAGCACATGCACTGGCCATCCTCCAGCGTGGTGGATGTGCGATTGGGGAATGTTCCGGAAGACAACAACTTTGCAGCCGCAATCACCAAAGCCATCGAACGCGCCGGACTCTCGCGCGAGGAGTGGCAAACGACTCCAATCGTGGCCGTGCCCGCCGGTTATCCGGCAGTCTGGTCGGTCATCCTCGCCGAACTGCACGGACGACTCGGCCACTTCCCCGACGTCGCCCGCCTCCGCCCAACCCAGCCAGGCGCAAGTGAAAAGTACGAAGTGGCGGAAATCCTCAACCTCCGCGAACTCCGGCACGCCTCTCGCAGCAAGCGCTAA
- the cas10 gene encoding type III-A CRISPR-associated protein Cas10/Csm1 yields MARSGQDIIEFGITLLREHLWNVSADVAEAFRLAGVRESELTLAALKSPFGGDMYFKPAQLSVTAMNYPDSEAPPDFSCVEPGEDEHGLTALEKYGSFVATNANESLPVCHLFKTAAAIQDCLLADGDSEKPFLLVSADFSGIQDTVYTISSKGALKTLRARSFMLELLTEHIVYEILHSCQAERQAIIYSGGGGFSLLLPNRAGVVTAIEGYREVLNRWALQEFSGKFFIALDATPCNAASLESEADFTALRQCQSESLDKLKRQKFLKQLDELFTPTMPKQLTTRTECQITRRDDLLPEKMRDREKGTFMSSVPHERRDDDCYTWLSESCFHQFRLGDKLIDAKKVYRYEEKPDKDKIGYLTLKGINDQDVYYSIDKIVQKDADVWQINSWESTSPTVLYAQYVRKHGELSDFAKEAERESIESVEGRTPKNDDTATFEGLASSSCGADLIGALRMDVDDMGKMFSKIASLPELSVKSRMLNLFFKVYLNEICAGNLGKEEKPTDIVGKNYQEKNPDGTNKGRNVSVVYVGGDDLFILGAWDETAELAFDIQRCFACFTGGSFDSEKKGCGISGGLTLHQPKFPLYQMAQKSGEAEHVAKNDKDTIYGDIEKNRIALFYDDSKYQRRLKMKTPERYRYMLSMTWNLSGDFLIPLMKTYCECGSLKSQDGRLVLEIDKFSYQTIEKWFAVIEKYQESYMLYLPTMARVMKQVEEGKNMNADLFKKLFSYLYTNEESKKNWISHLHIALNWLSFLRRTK; encoded by the coding sequence ATGGCGCGTTCAGGTCAAGATATTATCGAGTTCGGCATTACTCTTTTGCGGGAGCACCTCTGGAATGTTTCTGCGGATGTTGCTGAAGCATTCAGGCTTGCTGGCGTTCGGGAAAGCGAGTTGACGCTTGCCGCGCTGAAATCTCCTTTCGGCGGCGACATGTATTTCAAGCCTGCTCAACTATCAGTAACAGCAATGAACTATCCTGATAGTGAAGCACCCCCTGATTTTTCGTGCGTTGAACCAGGTGAAGATGAGCATGGGTTAACCGCGCTCGAAAAGTACGGATCGTTTGTGGCGACCAATGCAAACGAGAGTCTTCCCGTCTGTCATCTGTTCAAAACGGCTGCCGCCATACAGGATTGTTTGCTCGCTGACGGTGACAGTGAAAAACCGTTCCTGCTCGTCAGCGCCGATTTTTCCGGCATTCAGGATACGGTATATACCATCTCCTCAAAAGGAGCGCTCAAGACCCTGCGAGCGCGTTCCTTTATGCTGGAGCTGCTGACCGAGCACATTGTTTACGAGATTTTGCACTCATGCCAGGCGGAGCGCCAAGCCATTATCTATTCCGGCGGCGGAGGGTTCAGTTTGCTGCTACCGAACAGAGCTGGCGTTGTCACGGCAATCGAGGGTTATCGTGAAGTGCTGAACCGATGGGCATTACAGGAGTTTTCAGGAAAGTTTTTCATCGCATTGGATGCGACGCCGTGCAATGCAGCATCGCTTGAGAGTGAGGCAGATTTTACAGCACTACGGCAATGCCAGTCAGAGAGCTTAGACAAGCTCAAACGCCAGAAGTTCCTGAAACAGCTCGACGAGCTGTTCACCCCAACAATGCCAAAACAGTTAACCACCCGAACCGAATGCCAGATCACCAGACGGGATGATTTATTGCCTGAAAAAATGCGTGATCGCGAAAAAGGTACATTCATGAGTTCTGTTCCTCATGAGCGACGAGATGACGACTGCTATACCTGGCTTTCCGAAAGTTGTTTCCATCAGTTCAGGTTGGGTGACAAGCTTATCGATGCAAAGAAGGTATATCGGTATGAAGAAAAGCCTGATAAAGATAAAATTGGATATCTGACGCTTAAAGGTATAAACGATCAGGATGTTTACTACAGCATAGATAAAATTGTGCAGAAAGATGCTGATGTCTGGCAGATCAATTCATGGGAATCGACCAGCCCGACTGTGCTTTATGCACAGTATGTCCGCAAGCATGGTGAGCTTTCGGATTTCGCAAAAGAGGCCGAAAGAGAATCCATTGAATCCGTTGAGGGTCGAACGCCAAAAAATGACGATACAGCCACTTTTGAAGGGCTGGCTTCAAGTTCATGCGGTGCCGATCTCATCGGTGCGTTGCGAATGGATGTCGATGACATGGGTAAAATGTTCAGCAAAATAGCTTCACTACCTGAGCTATCGGTAAAGTCGCGGATGTTGAACCTGTTTTTCAAGGTTTATCTGAACGAGATATGCGCGGGAAATTTGGGCAAAGAAGAAAAACCGACTGATATTGTCGGTAAAAATTATCAGGAAAAGAATCCTGATGGAACAAACAAAGGCCGAAATGTATCCGTGGTTTACGTCGGAGGCGATGACCTCTTTATACTCGGAGCCTGGGACGAAACCGCAGAGCTCGCCTTCGACATTCAACGCTGCTTTGCCTGTTTCACCGGAGGCTCATTCGACAGCGAGAAAAAAGGTTGCGGAATCTCAGGCGGCCTAACCCTGCACCAGCCAAAGTTCCCACTCTACCAAATGGCCCAAAAATCCGGCGAAGCAGAGCACGTAGCGAAGAATGATAAAGATACGATCTATGGAGATATAGAAAAAAACAGAATTGCTCTTTTCTACGATGATTCAAAATATCAGCGTAGATTGAAAATGAAAACGCCTGAACGCTATCGATATATGCTTTCCATGACATGGAATTTGAGTGGCGATTTTCTGATTCCATTGATGAAAACATATTGCGAATGCGGAAGCCTGAAATCACAAGATGGACGACTGGTACTGGAAATTGATAAATTCAGTTATCAGACCATTGAAAAGTGGTTTGCCGTCATTGAAAAATATCAGGAAAGCTACATGCTCTATCTCCCGACAATGGCAAGAGTAATGAAACAGGTTGAAGAGGGTAAAAATATGAATGCTGATTTATTTAAAAAATTGTTTAGCTATCTTTATACAAATGAAGAGAGTAAGAAAAACTGGATTTCACATTTACATATAGCACTTAACTGGCTTTCATTCTTGAGGAGGACAAAATAA
- the csm2 gene encoding type III-A CRISPR-associated protein Csm2: protein MKSIDLANRQTEESVVNFKDKYKLKFILPKIAGSSERESLEDLYEVLNACIKDNKINSVKDFRIFMEFFEAILDYHSTFKSQKQDN from the coding sequence ATCAAATCAATTGATCTGGCGAACCGGCAAACGGAAGAATCTGTAGTTAATTTTAAAGACAAATACAAGCTTAAATTCATATTGCCAAAAATTGCCGGAAGTTCTGAACGCGAAAGTCTCGAAGATCTTTATGAAGTTCTCAATGCATGTATTAAGGATAATAAAATCAATTCAGTAAAAGACTTTCGGATATTTATGGAGTTTTTCGAAGCGATACTCGATTATCATTCTACATTTAAATCTCAAAAACAAGATAACTAA
- the csm3 gene encoding type III-A CRISPR-associated RAMP protein Csm3: protein MSDVERMIKLLGYIKITGEIEALTGLHIGGTADSIDKGGIDNPVIKNPVTNEPYIPGSSLRGRIRSLLEKKTAQILSPMTNNKEIWMEIYKSDDDKYKGNKAQSTIDAMNSAVCRIFGNSASYENVPSVLIVRDALYTDKTRDQYMQGGKGGLPITEAKMEIAVDRITAHALPRTIERVPAGAKFLFEIVYKIQSTSFISMIDENGIVKKINKYIADDKVIKKDIENLLWALKQIEEHDGLGGNTSRGHGQVKFSVSPLNCEVFESEYKPKIEDIVNEINNK from the coding sequence ATGTCAGATGTAGAAAGAATGATTAAACTTCTCGGTTATATTAAAATCACTGGCGAAATTGAAGCCTTGACCGGGTTGCATATCGGTGGTACAGCAGATTCAATCGATAAAGGAGGGATTGATAATCCTGTTATAAAAAATCCTGTGACTAATGAACCATACATTCCAGGGAGTTCTCTGCGCGGAAGAATACGCTCTCTTCTGGAGAAAAAAACAGCCCAGATTCTTTCGCCAATGACCAATAATAAAGAGATTTGGATGGAGATTTATAAATCTGATGATGATAAATATAAAGGCAACAAGGCGCAATCCACAATAGATGCAATGAATTCCGCAGTTTGTCGTATTTTTGGCAATTCAGCTTCTTATGAAAATGTGCCTTCAGTGCTGATTGTGAGGGACGCTCTTTACACAGATAAGACACGAGACCAATATATGCAAGGAGGTAAAGGCGGTTTGCCAATTACAGAAGCAAAAATGGAAATCGCAGTCGATAGAATCACAGCCCATGCCTTACCGCGAACCATTGAACGTGTACCTGCTGGAGCAAAGTTTTTATTTGAAATTGTTTATAAAATCCAATCTACATCATTTATCTCAATGATTGATGAAAATGGTATAGTTAAAAAAATAAATAAATATATCGCAGATGATAAAGTGATTAAAAAGGATATTGAGAATCTTTTGTGGGCATTAAAGCAAATCGAAGAACACGATGGACTTGGTGGAAATACCTCTCGCGGACATGGTCAGGTCAAGTTTTCTGTTAGTCCTTTAAATTGCGAGGTATTTGAAAGTGAATATAAACCGAAAATTGAGGATATTGTCAATGAAATCAACAATAAATGA
- the csm4 gene encoding type III-A CRISPR-associated RAMP protein Csm4, with protein MKTYIVHLYFKNALRVGAANASIDIEATQDFIHSDTLWAAIANHWAILGNVNGISFDEFLSGFGSKEGEPKSDPLFLLSSAFPLTENGIKYWLPKPLSVPMAFSKSNTNDPEHQRETYGKKVKQEKFIPLNVFKDWINFEKNASDVGSLERNGISGGQIRPHATLDRISMQAQLFHSGITYFDKFEERVGLYFLVRCNENTKTSLEKIFEVIYNAGAIGGDRSIGLGALAEKPFFIEATAFDDLFSTENSNAHCLLSLSCPNNDEIPKDQDVIAYNTILRKGWTGSLSIGLQRKRQTIYMFSEGSVFRKPIKGSLVDITPDRSITPEWNGMHNVYRYGYALSVPVKIDLND; from the coding sequence ATGAAAACATATATTGTTCATCTCTACTTTAAGAACGCTTTGCGTGTTGGCGCGGCTAATGCAAGCATTGATATTGAGGCAACTCAGGATTTTATTCATTCTGATACGCTCTGGGCGGCTATTGCTAATCATTGGGCGATCTTGGGTAACGTGAATGGTATTTCTTTTGATGAGTTTTTAAGTGGTTTTGGCTCAAAGGAAGGTGAGCCAAAAAGCGATCCACTTTTTCTTCTTTCATCAGCGTTTCCTCTAACGGAAAATGGTATTAAGTATTGGCTTCCAAAACCATTATCAGTTCCGATGGCCTTTTCAAAAAGTAATACGAATGATCCCGAACATCAACGTGAAACGTATGGAAAAAAGGTAAAACAGGAAAAGTTTATTCCACTCAATGTCTTCAAAGATTGGATAAACTTTGAAAAAAATGCAAGTGATGTTGGAAGTTTAGAACGAAACGGGATTTCTGGCGGTCAAATACGACCTCATGCTACTCTCGATAGAATTTCAATGCAAGCACAACTGTTTCACTCTGGTATAACATATTTTGATAAGTTTGAAGAGCGCGTTGGCCTTTATTTTCTTGTTCGCTGCAATGAGAACACAAAAACTTCACTTGAGAAAATTTTTGAAGTGATTTATAATGCTGGCGCTATTGGCGGTGACAGGAGCATTGGTCTCGGTGCACTGGCTGAAAAACCATTTTTTATAGAAGCTACTGCATTTGATGATCTTTTCAGTACAGAAAACAGCAACGCTCATTGCCTATTATCACTTTCTTGTCCTAATAATGATGAGATACCAAAAGACCAAGATGTAATTGCTTATAATACCATATTGCGTAAAGGATGGACAGGTTCTCTCTCAATCGGATTGCAGCGAAAACGTCAAACAATATACATGTTCTCCGAAGGTAGCGTATTTAGAAAACCAATAAAAGGTAGCTTAGTAGATATAACTCCTGACCGAAGTATTACGCCTGAATGGAATGGAATGCACAATGTCTATCGCTACGGTTATGCATTGAGTGTGCCGGTTAAAATTGATTTAAATGATTGA
- a CDS encoding RAMP superfamily CRISPR-associated protein → MIENMISKIIELETLTPLFIKGKEEKYGEGFIRIGEELFSVDNDKLCEFIYNNTYDIVGNKTIGKPDYVEFYSDFLLKEQNNEKLSCYNKFAREFGFDEKNDYRKIPERYKEKSIQYFLLSTRLLQGNNVDKKRVMIEHKIAKGITRLEQSNRSGNRFIQNGNNRRYIPGSSIKGAIRNAVLWKILSEYSKKVWLQSFVKYHLSVVDVLSKVSDLIDQREFHQAQILINQNAVLSQAHLINGNRIDKEKLSELKKKYAEFFSDKQDTEQQTMKSISFTEFTPSILISDSFVDDYNKYLDSYNKRWNDANDTLRDFFRLVKVSDANFVQDCNLKAENGEGRLQRYIWYPSKKPNLPKKI, encoded by the coding sequence ATGATTGAAAATATGATAAGTAAAATCATTGAACTTGAAACACTTACCCCTCTTTTTATAAAAGGGAAAGAAGAAAAGTATGGTGAGGGATTTATCAGAATTGGTGAAGAATTGTTTTCTGTTGATAACGATAAACTCTGCGAATTCATTTATAACAACACATATGATATAGTAGGGAATAAAACAATAGGCAAGCCGGATTATGTCGAGTTCTACAGTGATTTTTTATTAAAAGAGCAAAACAATGAAAAGCTCTCTTGCTATAATAAATTTGCAAGAGAATTTGGATTTGATGAAAAAAATGATTACAGAAAAATTCCGGAGAGATATAAGGAAAAATCGATCCAGTATTTTTTATTGAGCACAAGACTTCTTCAAGGAAATAACGTAGATAAAAAAAGGGTTATGATTGAGCATAAAATTGCTAAAGGAATAACCCGTTTAGAGCAAAGTAATAGAAGTGGAAACAGATTTATACAAAATGGTAATAACAGGCGCTATATTCCTGGAAGTTCTATTAAAGGTGCAATTCGAAATGCGGTTCTGTGGAAAATCTTATCGGAATACTCAAAAAAAGTATGGCTCCAATCATTTGTTAAATACCATCTTTCTGTAGTAGATGTTTTATCAAAAGTTTCAGATTTGATTGATCAACGAGAATTTCACCAAGCGCAAATACTGATCAATCAAAATGCGGTATTAAGTCAAGCTCATTTAATAAATGGTAATAGAATCGATAAAGAAAAGTTAAGTGAATTAAAAAAGAAATACGCGGAGTTTTTCTCTGATAAACAAGATACTGAGCAACAAACGATGAAGTCTATTAGTTTCACTGAGTTTACTCCTAGTATTCTTATATCTGATTCGTTTGTTGATGATTATAATAAATATTTAGATAGTTATAATAAAAGATGGAATGATGCTAATGATACCTTGCGTGACTTCTTTAGACTTGTAAAAGTAAGCGATGCGAATTTTGTTCAGGATTGTAATTTGAAAGCCGAAAACGGCGAAGGCCGTCTGCAAAGATACATCTGGTACCCCTCAAAGAAACCAAACTTACCAAAAAAAATTTGA
- a CDS encoding ISL3 family transposase — translation MPSLITHYQQLLGLPETWKVSDVRLSTSGPRIEIHLEYIGPKVECPECGKAGRIYDLAPEQRWRHLDTMEYETHLIARVPRCECKEHRIKTIQVPWATRYSRYTLKFEALAVELLQECSSIQSASRLLRLNWHATNEIMNRAVKRGLSRRNKEAIAHLGLDEKSFRAGHQYVTILNDLKGGRVLEVVQSRTTDGAEALLLSFEASQRQGVKSISMDMWKPFAIAAKKHLPQADIVHDRFHISKYLNEAVDTVRRQESRQLHHAGDRTLIGSKFTWLRNPENMTESQRTSFDQLMACELKTGKAWSMKNMFREFWRLGCRESASFFFDYWSERVDQLALKPMIKVKELLKRHLDNILNYFEHEMTNAVSEGLNSKIQLYKASARGFHSFHSYRIRILFYCGKLNMAITG, via the coding sequence ATGCCGAGCCTCATTACCCATTACCAGCAGTTATTAGGATTACCAGAAACATGGAAGGTGTCTGATGTCCGGCTGTCGACGTCCGGCCCCCGGATAGAAATCCATCTGGAGTATATCGGACCCAAAGTCGAATGCCCTGAATGCGGCAAGGCCGGACGAATTTATGACCTGGCGCCAGAACAACGGTGGCGGCATCTGGATACCATGGAGTACGAGACGCATCTGATAGCCAGGGTGCCTCGGTGTGAGTGCAAAGAGCACAGGATCAAGACAATTCAAGTTCCGTGGGCAACGCGCTATTCGCGCTACACCCTGAAGTTTGAAGCGCTTGCTGTCGAGTTGCTTCAGGAGTGTTCAAGCATTCAGTCGGCATCGAGGCTCTTGCGATTGAACTGGCATGCAACCAACGAGATCATGAACCGTGCAGTTAAGCGAGGCCTGAGCCGCCGGAATAAGGAGGCGATTGCTCATCTTGGTCTTGATGAAAAGAGCTTCCGGGCAGGCCATCAGTATGTGACGATCCTGAACGACCTGAAAGGTGGCCGGGTACTTGAGGTGGTCCAGAGCCGAACGACCGATGGAGCAGAAGCGCTACTCCTCAGCTTTGAAGCATCGCAACGCCAGGGTGTGAAATCGATCTCGATGGATATGTGGAAACCCTTCGCGATTGCTGCCAAAAAGCATCTGCCGCAGGCCGATATTGTGCATGACCGTTTCCATATCAGCAAATATCTGAACGAGGCGGTCGACACGGTTCGTCGCCAAGAGTCCCGTCAACTTCATCATGCAGGGGACAGGACTCTGATTGGCTCGAAATTCACCTGGCTGCGCAATCCGGAGAACATGACGGAAAGCCAGCGGACAAGCTTTGATCAATTGATGGCCTGTGAGCTGAAAACCGGAAAAGCCTGGTCGATGAAGAACATGTTTCGGGAGTTCTGGCGGCTGGGTTGTCGAGAGAGTGCAAGCTTCTTTTTCGATTACTGGTCTGAACGCGTTGACCAGTTAGCGTTGAAACCCATGATCAAGGTCAAAGAGCTGCTGAAGCGGCATCTCGACAACATCCTGAACTATTTCGAGCACGAAATGACCAACGCAGTTTCCGAAGGTCTGAACAGCAAGATCCAGTTGTACAAAGCATCGGCCCGTGGGTTCCACAGCTTTCACAGCTACCGCATAAGGATTTTGTTTTACTGTGGAAAGCTCAACATGGCTATTACCGGTTGA
- a CDS encoding DUF2231 domain-containing protein, with the protein MPLKFLKELKQGFMLHPVAAHFSNGVVPVAVLYLLLFMPTGDPFFERTVIHLLVIVLLAVPVSFYSGIRDWKTKYKGAKAPVFQKKIRLSILLSVLCVLAVSIRVAVPGVMLEGGPLAWVYAAALFAMLPTVVLLGHHGGKLAAGQRTERFR; encoded by the coding sequence ATGCCCCTCAAGTTTCTCAAAGAGCTGAAGCAGGGCTTCATGCTGCATCCCGTGGCGGCTCACTTCAGCAACGGGGTGGTTCCGGTCGCCGTCCTTTACCTGCTGCTTTTTATGCCGACGGGCGATCCATTTTTCGAGCGCACGGTGATTCATCTCCTCGTTATCGTGCTGCTCGCCGTGCCGGTCTCCTTTTATTCCGGCATTCGCGACTGGAAAACAAAGTACAAGGGTGCGAAGGCTCCGGTGTTCCAGAAGAAGATCAGGCTCTCGATCCTGCTCTCCGTGCTGTGCGTGCTCGCGGTTTCGATCCGCGTCGCCGTGCCCGGCGTGATGCTGGAGGGCGGCCCGCTCGCCTGGGTGTATGCCGCCGCGCTGTTCGCGATGCTGCCGACGGTCGTGCTGCTTGGCCATCACGGAGGCAAGCTCGCCGCCGGACAGCGTACCGAGAGGTTTCGCTGA